TGCTATAACTTCTTATGGGGATAATTTCCAAGAAGCCATAAAAAAATCTTACCAAAACATAGATAAACTAAGCTTTGATAAGATGTATTTTAGAAAAGATATTGGCTTCGATCTAATTTAAAAGATAAAAGTGACCAGCCCTTAATTAATTTAAGGGTTTGGTTTTTATTTTAAAAATGAGTGAGCTGTTGTATCTTGGTTTTCTGTTCCAGCATCATCAAAAATGCGTAATTGTTTAATCCAGTAAACGATTGCTGCAGCACAAATGATCATGAAAATCCAGTTAATAGTGTTTGCACCAAACCATGTAATTAATTCCAAACGACGTAAAAAGTCAAGAGGAGCAAACAAAATGTTAACGAATAAGTATTGTATTCCTTCAAAAAAAGCTGTCATAATTCTTTAAAATTATATGTTATTTATTGTTGTGTAATGCTTTGAAGATAAAATTCGGTTAATCGAATCTTTTTTCAACTTGTTCGGTTTTTCATTTTAAACAAGTATTATCTTTACAATCACAAAAGTATAAAATATCCTTATGATAACAAGTGTTTTTAA
This portion of the Flavobacterium panacagri genome encodes:
- a CDS encoding DUF6341 family protein, giving the protein MTAFFEGIQYLFVNILFAPLDFLRRLELITWFGANTINWIFMIICAAAIVYWIKQLRIFDDAGTENQDTTAHSFLK